The following proteins come from a genomic window of Selenomonadales bacterium:
- a CDS encoding dihydroorotate dehydrogenase electron transfer subunit has translation MPKHLENAVIFQNRKVAEGMYEITLTAPTIAAIAKPGQFLHVQVSDTVAPLLRRPISIADVAVDKIVLIYRTIGKGTEVLSQRKAGETISLLGPLGRGFPTDKLQGKRTLLIGGGVGIAPLIYVANTVGCSDILMGGRTKDDLFWTSYYGACEDIYVTTDDGSMGLKGFTVDALPQILAEKSYDAICTCGPEIMMKRVAEIAREYQVPCYVSLEKHMACGLGACLSCTCEAKDGTRKKVCSHGPVFLAEEVF, from the coding sequence TTGCCTAAGCATTTAGAAAATGCAGTGATTTTCCAGAATCGCAAGGTCGCAGAAGGAATGTATGAGATCACCTTGACTGCGCCGACGATCGCGGCTATCGCAAAACCGGGTCAGTTCCTGCATGTACAGGTATCCGATACAGTTGCTCCGCTTCTGCGTCGTCCGATCAGTATCGCAGATGTCGCAGTCGATAAGATCGTACTCATTTACCGTACCATTGGTAAAGGTACGGAAGTATTATCGCAGCGTAAAGCAGGGGAGACGATCAGTCTCCTCGGCCCGCTGGGACGCGGATTCCCGACAGATAAGCTCCAAGGTAAAAGAACGCTCCTCATCGGTGGTGGGGTAGGTATCGCGCCGCTCATCTATGTAGCCAATACGGTCGGATGCAGTGATATCCTTATGGGCGGTCGTACAAAAGATGATCTTTTCTGGACGAGCTACTACGGCGCGTGTGAAGATATCTATGTCACGACGGACGATGGCTCGATGGGACTGAAAGGCTTTACCGTCGATGCACTCCCGCAGATCCTTGCGGAAAAATCGTATGATGCTATCTGCACCTGCGGCCCCGAGATCATGATGAAACGCGTTGCCGAAATCGCAAGAGAATATCAAGTACCTTGCTATGTTTCGCTCGAAAAACACATGGCTTGCGGTCTTGGTGCATGCCTCTCGTGTACGTGCGAAGCAAAAGACGGCACGCGCAAAAAGGTCTGCTCGCACGGACCTGTATTCTTGGCAGAGGAGGTCTTTTAA